In the genome of Candidatus Binatus sp., the window AGCTTCGTCGGTGATCTTGACGCCGAGCGCGTCTTCGACCAGTGACGAGTCGTACATCCGGATCGCGTCGTAGTCGGTCAAAAGCGAGCAAACCTCGACGCAGATGTAGCATCCGATGCATTCCTGGAAACGGTCCTGCACTGGCTGCACGCCGCGTCCGGGCACGCTGCCGTTTTGCAGATACTCGATGCAATTGACGGGGCAGAACTCAGGACATTTGCCGCACGGGAAGCACAGGTTCACGTCCATGAACGCGACTTCGCGCGGGCGCTTTTTCTTTTGTCCGACTTCTTCAGGAGTCTCGGGGATACGGTCTTCCTTGAGACGGCGCTTGATGATGTCGATGGCGCTCATACTTTTACAGTCACACTTTTTCGGCGAGCCCGGTCAAGCGGGCTCGGGGGAAGAGTGAAAAAATGAAAATTTCTTATCTGATGGCGAAGATGCGGCCGGTCGAGGTCCCGACGTACAGCATCCCCGACGCCGACGACGCGGCCGTCGTGATCTTGCCGAAGCTTCGCGCCGCCCAGACGTAGCTGCCGTCGCCGGCGAGCACCGCGCCCACGTCGCCGGTGGCCGCATCGAACACGCCGTCGTAGCCAAGCGCGAACAGCCCGGCCTCGCCCGGTTTCAGCGTCGGATTTTGCCATCGGAGCTGACCGTCGGCGGAGACGCCGTAGATCGTATCGGCGCCGGCGAAGATTGTTCCCGACGGAGCCACCGCCGGTCCGGTGGTTACCGGATGCGCGGAGTTGACGTGCCAGATCAGATTGCCGGTTCCCAAATCGATCGCATACACGCCGCCGGCGGCCGAGCCCGCATAGACGACATCGTCGGCGTACGCAACCGATCCCGAAAATCCGCCGTCAGGCTCAAACGTCCAGACCACGGCGCCGTCTGCGGCAAGCGCCGTAACCGCGCCGCGCGACGCTCCCACCACGACTCCGTCCGGAGTCGTCGCGGCGGCAGTCACCGGTCCAACGCTCACGCGCCAATTGAGCGATCCCGTGGCGCCGACCGAGACGAGGTCGGCGCCCGCGGATGCGTAAATCGCGCGGTCGGTCGCGGCCAGCGGTCCAGCGCTCTGGCCAATTTCGAGATGCCAGAGCGTGGCGCCGTAGGGAGCGATCGCCGCAAGCTCCGACTTGGACGACATCGCGACCACGGTCCCGTCGGGCAACACGGCCAGCGACAGACCGTCGCCGTGGCGACGCATGGTTTCATTGCCGGCGGAATCCAGCCCGTGCAGCACGCCGTCACGGGTGATGAAATATATCGAGCCGTCGGCGCCGGTCGCGATTCGCCCGCGCAACTGGGCGCCCGAATCGAAGGTCCACATCAGAATGCCCGCACTGCGCGCCGATGGCGCGGGCGTACTCGAAGCCCCCGGCACCAAGGCGCCTTTGGGCGTGGGCGTCGCGGTAGGCACAGGAGTCGGGCATAGCGGGCAGGCGTCGACGTCCTGGTAAACGCCGATGCCAACCTGCTGACTGCTCACTCCTGAATTGCTCGCGAGAATACAGACGCATCCCGCAAATCCCGTCGTGTAGATGCCGCCCTGAGCCCCGGACGCAGGCGCTTGGAAGATAGTGTTGTCGGTGGAGGTCCAAAGCGTCAGCGGTCCCGCCGTGAGGTCCTGGTACTGGGTTTTAGATTTCTTCGTGAATTTACCGATTACATTGAATGCGACCGGGCCGCCGGTCGGCACGGCACTCGGGCCGGTGCTCAACACGGTGGTGCTGGTTGCTGCGGGACGCGGCGTCAACGTGGGCGTCGGTTGCTTCGGCGTGTGTGTGGGCGTGGCGGTGAACGTGGGCGAGGTCGGGGGGCCATTTGCGATCGTCATGGATTCGAGCGAAAAGCCCGGAGGGGGGCCTGGTCCACCCCCTCCGCCGTAGCCGTAGCCGCCGTAGCCGTAGCCGCCGTAGCCGCTGCCGCCGCCGCAACTGAGCATAATTGCTCCGAAGACGAACAATACGACCGGCGCTACCACCAGCCATTTGAGCCACCGCGAGAACATCAAGCTATGAGCTATGACGATGCCCGCGCGCGCTGTCAAGTTAAGCGGCGATTTTCGACCGAAATCTACGAGTTGATCTTAGCTTGCCCGAGTGCTGTGTCTGAAGTTCGCGATGATGGCGGTTGTTGAAATAAAAAATGGCGGGCATATGAAGAGGGGGGGACCCTTCAATGCCCGCCTGTTCGTAGCAGCCCGTCCGCTTACGCAGCGGACGGAATCCGGTTGGGTGGGAGGAATGTCCGACCGGAGGGTGCCAGAGCCGTTTGCACCCATTTATTGAGACGATTCATTTCGGCGATTATTCAAAGTCGAAAATTTTAATTTGTATGCGCCAATGGTCGTACTAGACTCGGTCGCGGAGGATTGGAAAAAGCCATGGAATATCGGCGATTAGGCGGTACCGGACTCAAAGTTTCGGAACTTTGCCTTGGCTGCATGACGTTTGGACGCGAAACGGATGAAGCTACGGCGGGAAAAATTCTCGATCGGTTCATCGAGGTTGGCGGTAATTTCCTCGACACCGCGAATGTTTATGCGGCGGGCGCGTCGGAGGAAATTCTCGGGCGAATTGTCGGCCAGCGGCGAAAAGATTTGATTGTCGCGACCAAAGTCCGCTTCAACGCCAATGTTTTCATGGGCAAAACGGTGGCGCCGAATCAAATTGGACTCTCGCGCGGGCATATCATGTCGGAGGTCGAAGCCAGTCTGCGGCGGCTGAAAATGGATTACATCGATCTCTACCAGGTGCATTCGTGGGACTTCGAAACGCCGATCGAAGAGACGATGCGCGCACTCGACGACCTCGTGGGTCAAGGCAAGGTCAGATATATCGGAGCGTCGAATTTTACGGCGTGGCAACTGATGAAGAGTCTGTGGGTCAGCGATAAACACGATTTCGCGCGTTTTGACTGCCTGCAGCCCCAATACAGCCTGATATCGCGCGAGATCGAGCGTGAGCTACTGCCCTTGTGCCGCTATGAGAGCGTCGGGGTGATTCCGTGGAGTCCGCTCGGCGGTGGATTTCTCACCGGCAAGTATCGTTCGGGACAGCACCCGCCCAAGGACAGCCGCCTGGCCAAGCTGGATATGTGGAATCGGCTCGCCGACGAGCGAAACTACTCGACCCTTGAAGCCGTCGAGCGCATCGCGAAGGAACGAGGCCGTACTATCTCGCAGGTCGCGCTGGCGTGGGTGAATCAGCAGCCCGGCGTCAGTTCGGTGATTTACGGCGCGCGAACCGAGGAGCAGAACGAGCAGAACCTGGGCGCGATCGGACTTCGGCTCGAGGCTGCGGAAGCCGCGGCGCTCGACAAGGCCAGCGCGTTGCCGCTCGAGTATCCCAATGCGATGCAGGCGCGGCTGCCCGGCTACCCGCGCATCTAAACAAGCGCCGCAGCGCCGTCAACCCTGGAACGACGGGCCGAGGAAGCCGGCTGGCGGGATCGCCGACGGCATGCTTTCTCCGCCCGCGCCTGAGAACTGGCTGCCGACCGTCAGTCCGCCGTCAACGATCATCGCCTGTCCGGTGACGAATACCGAATCGTCGCTGGCCAGGTAGAGCGCCATCCCGGCGATATCCTCCGGATGGCCCGCGCGCGGGATCGGCTGACCCTTTACCATCCATTGTTCCATCGCTTCTTTCACACCCGGCACATTGCGATGCAGGATCGGCGTATTGATGATGCCGGGACAGATGCAATTGACGCGGATTTTATCCTTGGCGAATTCCAACGCTGCCGAGCGCGTCAGATTCACCACCGCGGCCTTCGCCGCGCAGTAGGCGTGCAGTCCGGCGACGCCGCGGATGCCTGCGATCGACGCAGTCGAGATTATGGAACCGCCGCCGGCTTTTCGCAGCTCGGGCGCCGCATGCTTCATTCCCAGGAACACGCTGCGCAACAGCACCGCCTGACTGTTGTCCCAGTCTTCGACGGAAATTTGTTCGAGTGATCCGACCGCGCCGCCGATTCCGGCGTTGTTGTAAATGATATCGAGCCGGCCGAATTCCTTGACGGCGCGCGCGATGAGCGCCTTGATTTCAGCTTCGGCGGAGACGTCGGTCTTCTGGAAGACCGCGCGCCCGGCGTTCTCCTTGCAATCGCGGACCGCGGCCTGGCCGCCTTCGTCGTTAAGGTCCGCGATCACAACCGCCGCGCCTTCGCCCGCGAACCTGATTGCGGTCGCGCGCCCGATTCCACTTGCCGCGCCCGTAATAACCGCCACTTTGCCGTCAAGCCTGCCCATTTCAGAATCCCTCTGCCTAAAAGATTACGATGGCACGCAACGCGCGTGACACGCATCGAGCTAAGTAGCAGACCCCGCCTCGAAGCGGGTAGCGGTTGCCAAGCCGCTGGTGAGAGACCGCTCGAAGCGCCGGGCGCAACTTCCCGCCAGACAGCGGATACTTGGCGCCCCCATTGATATACTAGGCGCGACGATGGCCCCGGAAGACGAAAACAAAAAGCGCGGAGCAAACGAAACCCCGCCTGAACCGGATGTCGGCGAGCCCACCGGCCCGCAGTAGTTGCGTGCCCAGCAGATGCGAAACCGGCCCCTCGCGGCACCGCTGGAAAGACCGCGGACCAAAACCGGCTAAACCCTTGCCCAGAGAGGTGCTCCGGCCTATACGGGAGTTGGAATCGTAGAGTCAAAACGGAAATCCCGGTTTAGTTAAGGGAGTGCGCTATGAACTCAAAAAGTACTTTCGGAGTGTTGCTGATAGCTGCTGCGGTGATCGCTTGTGCGGTCCCGGCCGCCTATTGCCAGGGAATGGGAGGCGGCATGGGCGGCGGTCGCATGTACAATCCGAGCACTGAAACCACCGTCAACGGGACGGTCGAGCAAGTCAGAACGATCTCTGGCGGGCGCGGTTGGGGAGGGGTTCACCTCGACCTCAAAACCGAATCCGGCACACTCGACGTTCATTTGGGGCCTTCCGCCTATTTGTCATCGAAGGGCTTCCAGTTTGCCAAGGGTGATAAGGTTGAGGTGACGGGTTCGAAAGTGACGGTCCAAAGTCACGAAGCGATCATCGCCCGCGAAGTGAAGGAAGGTGGCAAGGTGCTCACTTTGCGCAATGCTCAAGGAATTCCACAATGGTCTGGCGGGCGGCGCGGCGGCGGCCTCGGAATGGGGCGTGGCAAGGTCATCGCGCCTTCACCTGCGCCCTAGTGTCGCGTTTCGGTAGTAAGTTCAGCATTGTCGATGCTGCGTTTGATCTTACCAGTGGTCCTGATCGACACGAAGGGTTGGGCGTTGTCATTCGAGTTTAAATCTGAATTGAAACGCGTTCGGTAACAGCCCGCGCCTTAGCGAGGCTTGGTCACCTTCCCGCCTCGAATCACCCGTGGCTTTAACGGGTTGTAGCCGCGCCGGAGCGTCGTTTCGGGATAATAGCCTTGACAATGCCTTCGGAAGACGAAAACGAAAAGCGCGGAGCAAACGAAACTCCGCCGCAACCGGCTGGCGGCGAGGCGACCGGCCCGGCTTACGGCTCGCTGATCGAGTATCCCAAGGACGCGCCGGCGCAGATCGGGCAGACCGCGGACTGCGATGCGCGCGCAGTCGGGGACGAAGCGGCCTCAATCGAGCAAAAGTTGGAGGCTGCCGCGACCGAGCCGGGCGTCTATCTGCTTCGCGATCGCGCCGGCAAGGTGCTTTACGTCGGCAAGGCCAAGTCGCTGCGCTCCCGCGTGCGCGCATACTTCCGCGACGGCGGCGACGGCCGCTTCCAGATTCGCTTCCTGATGCGGCGGGTGCGCGACTTCGACACGATAGTCACCGCGAGCGAGAAGGAGGCGCTGATCCTCGAAAACAATCTGATCAAGCAGTACCGGCCCAAGTACAATATCCGCCTCAAAGACGATAAATCCTACCTGAGCGCGAAGATCACCAATCACCCGTGGCCGCGAATCACGGTCACCCGCAAGATCGTCAAGGACGGCGGGCGCTACTTCGGCCCGTTCGGTTCGGCCGACGGACTGCGCGAGACGATCGACGTCATCCGCAAAGTCTTTCCGCTGCGCACCTGCACCGACGCGGTGTTCCGCAATCGCTCGCGGCCGTGCCTGGAATATCAGATCAAGCGATGCCTGGGGCCGTGCTGTTTGCCGGTCGATCGCGAAGAGTACGGCCGTCATTTGCACGCGGCGCAGATGCTGCTCGAGGGGAAAAATCTCGAGCTGCTCCGCGAGATGCGCGATCTGATGAAGGATCACGCTTCCCGCCTCGAGTTCGAGCAGGCCGCGCGAATCCGCGACCGCGTGCGCGCGATCGAAAAAACCGTCGAGCGGCAAACCGTGCTGCATCACTGGGGAATCGACCAGGACGTGTTCGGAATCTACCGCGAGGGCGGCTTCATCGAGGCGATCGTTCTAATCGTCCGCGGCGGAAAGCTGACCAGCACCCAGGGATGGAGCTTTCAGGACCTGGAATTCCCGGTTCACGAAATTCTTTCCGATCTGCTGACTCAGTATTACTCGGGAGCGCGCAATATTCCCGACGAAGTGATCGTGCCGGTCGAACTGGAGGACGCCGCCGTGCGCGCGGAGCTGCTCTCAGAGCGGCGCGGCAAGAAATGCGAAGTGTTTCAGCCGCAGCGCGGCGAGAAGCTCCGGCTGCTCGAAATGGCGATGGACAACGCGCGCCAAAGCTTTGCCTCGCGGCGCGACAACGAGAAGACCCGCGAGCAGATGCTCGAGGATCTGCGCGCCAAGCTCGGTCTGCGCAACACGCCCAAGCGGATGGAATGCTACGACATCTCAAATCTGCAGGGCTCGATGGTGGTCGGGTCGCAGGTGACGTTCGACGAAGGCGAGCCGCAAAAGAATCTCTACCGCCGGTACCGGATTCGCAGTTTCGAAGGCCAGGATGACTTCGCCAGCATGTACGAAGTCTTGAAGCGCCGGCTCCAACGCGCGGTGCGCGAAAACGAATACCCCGATTTGTGGGTCATCGACGGCGGCAAGGGACAACTGAACGTCGCACTCGAAGTGATCCGCGAGTTCAAGCTTGCCGATCAGATCGATTGCGTGTCGTTGGCCAAGCAGCATGTGCTGAACGACCGGCGCGGAAAAGAAGTGAAGAAATCCGAGGAGCGCGTCTTCGTTCCCAGGCGCAAGGATCCGATCGTGCTGCCGAAAAATTCTACCGCGCTGTTCCTGCTGGTGAGGATTCGCGACGAGGCGCATCGATTCGCGATCACCTACAACCGCGAACTAAGGCGCCGCGCACGGTTGCGCTCGGTCCTGGACGATATCGAGGGAGTCGGCCCGGTGCGCCGGCGCGCGATGCTCCGCCATTTTGGCAGTCTCAAACGGATTCGCGAGGCGACCACCGACGAGATTGCGGCAGTGAAGGGACTCAATCGCGAACTTGCCGCCGAGATTCGCCGCCATCTCGACGAAATGACGGCGCTGCTCGACGTCGAAGAATCCGCCGACTCCGCGGATCAACCGGCTCTTCCGCTCGCTTCATCGGCCATTTCCCCGGATAACGCCGGCGCTCGAGTCAACGACACATCCGCCCGCGATTGACGCGAAAGTTCCCCGGAGCACACATCGTTGGTCGTGCTACTTGCTTGTGTCGGCGCATAATCTATAAGTCAACATAGACCTCACGCCGCCGCTGATGCGCGAAGGAGTGCGTAGCTATCGCTGCGGGAGCACTTTCCGGAAAACGCGCCGCATTGCGACCTGTCGGACTGGACTCGATCAGGCCCCGCGAGATTTTACCCCCGGTCCCGGCAGTCAGCCCGCTTGAGCGGATCGCGCCGATCTACGCGGTCGCGATTTCCATAGCCGCCGGCGATGCGCTTGGCAATTTTCACATCGCGATTCCACTGTCGCTTGCGCTGGCGGTCGCCGCATTAGCGCTCGGCGCGTTTCTGGCCGCTCGACGGACGCTCGGCCTTGCGGCGGCATACGTCGCGCTTGCACTGAGCGCGACAGTAGCGGTGGCGAACGTACTCGATCCGCCGCACGCGGCGCACGACGTCGCCACGATGGCGGACGATTCGCGAATTACGATCGAAGGACACCTGTATCGCGAGACCGAGCGCGTAGCTTACGGCGATCGGTTGTACGTCATGGTCGAGCGGGCTGCCGAGCATGGCGGCGCCATGCTGCCGTCGCGCGGCAATGTCCGAATCGCGGTGCTCGGTGGTGGCAGCTTCAAGCTGGGCGACGAAATCAGGCTGAGCGCGCGAATTCATTTTCCGCGCAACTACGGGAATCCGGGCGAGTTCGACTACGCGGGACTGATGGCGCGCGAGGGCATAGACGCGACGATGACCGCGCCGAAAGGATCGCTCGGCTCAGTGCGATTTCAAATCATCGGGCATCGTTCGAGCTTCCCGTCGAGCCAGATTGAATCGATAAGAACTCACATCGGCGAGTTCTTCGATCGCAACCTTGCTTATCCTGAAAACGCCGAGATGCGCGCGCTCGTGATCGGCGATCAAGGCGAAATCGGCGAGCCGCTTCGACAGACATTCGCGCGCACCGGGATGGCCCATTTGCTGGTTATCTCGGGACTGCATTTGAGCATCGTGGCGGCCGCGATGTTCGCCGTGGCGCGGCTTGCGATGATGCTGTTTCCGGGGCTGGCAAACCGCGGCTATGCGAACAAGGTGGCCGCGATTGCCGCGATGGTGGCGGTATGCGCGTACGCGTCGATCGCGGGGCATCATGTGTCCACGATGCGCGCGCTGGTGATGGTGCTGGCGTATATGCTGGCCGTGGCGATCGATCGTTCCCGCGAGGCGATCGCGTCGTTGGCTCTGGCTGCGATTGTGATTTGCGCCGCGCTTCCCGGTTCGACCGCCGACATCGGGTTTCAGCTCTCGTTTGCGTCGGTAATTGCGATCATACTCGGGATGCGCCGGTTTGCCGCCTGGTTCGCGCGCCGCAAACGCATCGGGAGGCTTCGCGGCGAACCCTCGTCGCCACGATGGCGATTTCTGGAAGGTCCCGCAGGCTATCTCGCGGTGTCGTTCTGGGCGATGGTCGGGACGGCGCCTCTCACCGCGTATCACTTCAACCAGTTCGCGGTTGTTGGCCTGGTCGCGAACGCGGTGGTGGTGCCGATCATGGCATTCGGCGCCACGATCAGCGGACTGGTTGCCGCCGCGTTGAGTTTCGTTTCGGAGCCGACGGCACGGCCGATACTGCTGTTCGGCGCGCACGCGCTTGCGGCCGGCAACTGGCTGGCGGCCCGGTTCGTCGCCTGGCCGTTGGCGTGGTTCCGTATCTTCACGCCGACGATTCTCGAACTCGCAATCGCGTATGGATTGCTGATGATTTGGCTGCTCGCTCCGCTTGCCGCGGCGATAACCGGCAAGCGAGCGCGCGACGATCGGACTGGCGAGGACGGTCTGAACGGCGCTCCGGTTAAGCCCGGATTCGGATGGCATGCGCG includes:
- a CDS encoding 4Fe-4S dicluster domain-containing protein, which produces MSAIDIIKRRLKEDRIPETPEEVGQKKKRPREVAFMDVNLCFPCGKCPEFCPVNCIEYLQNGSVPGRGVQPVQDRFQECIGCYICVEVCSLLTDYDAIRMYDSSLVEDALGVKITDEA
- the uvrC gene encoding excinuclease ABC subunit UvrC, with the translated sequence MPSEDENEKRGANETPPQPAGGEATGPAYGSLIEYPKDAPAQIGQTADCDARAVGDEAASIEQKLEAAATEPGVYLLRDRAGKVLYVGKAKSLRSRVRAYFRDGGDGRFQIRFLMRRVRDFDTIVTASEKEALILENNLIKQYRPKYNIRLKDDKSYLSAKITNHPWPRITVTRKIVKDGGRYFGPFGSADGLRETIDVIRKVFPLRTCTDAVFRNRSRPCLEYQIKRCLGPCCLPVDREEYGRHLHAAQMLLEGKNLELLREMRDLMKDHASRLEFEQAARIRDRVRAIEKTVERQTVLHHWGIDQDVFGIYREGGFIEAIVLIVRGGKLTSTQGWSFQDLEFPVHEILSDLLTQYYSGARNIPDEVIVPVELEDAAVRAELLSERRGKKCEVFQPQRGEKLRLLEMAMDNARQSFASRRDNEKTREQMLEDLRAKLGLRNTPKRMECYDISNLQGSMVVGSQVTFDEGEPQKNLYRRYRIRSFEGQDDFASMYEVLKRRLQRAVRENEYPDLWVIDGGKGQLNVALEVIREFKLADQIDCVSLAKQHVLNDRRGKEVKKSEERVFVPRRKDPIVLPKNSTALFLLVRIRDEAHRFAITYNRELRRRARLRSVLDDIEGVGPVRRRAMLRHFGSLKRIREATTDEIAAVKGLNRELAAEIRRHLDEMTALLDVEESADSADQPALPLASSAISPDNAGARVNDTSARD
- a CDS encoding DNA internalization-related competence protein ComEC/Rec2, encoding MRPVGLDSIRPREILPPVPAVSPLERIAPIYAVAISIAAGDALGNFHIAIPLSLALAVAALALGAFLAARRTLGLAAAYVALALSATVAVANVLDPPHAAHDVATMADDSRITIEGHLYRETERVAYGDRLYVMVERAAEHGGAMLPSRGNVRIAVLGGGSFKLGDEIRLSARIHFPRNYGNPGEFDYAGLMAREGIDATMTAPKGSLGSVRFQIIGHRSSFPSSQIESIRTHIGEFFDRNLAYPENAEMRALVIGDQGEIGEPLRQTFARTGMAHLLVISGLHLSIVAAAMFAVARLAMMLFPGLANRGYANKVAAIAAMVAVCAYASIAGHHVSTMRALVMVLAYMLAVAIDRSREAIASLALAAIVICAALPGSTADIGFQLSFASVIAIILGMRRFAAWFARRKRIGRLRGEPSSPRWRFLEGPAGYLAVSFWAMVGTAPLTAYHFNQFAVVGLVANAVVVPIMAFGATISGLVAAALSFVSEPTARPILLFGAHALAAGNWLAARFVAWPLAWFRIFTPTILELAIAYGLLMIWLLAPLAAAITGKRARDDRTGEDGLNGAPVKPGFGWHARCAIALAIVLIVDAGCWTYDRFFNPDLRVTFLAVGEGDGAVVRFPGSRVMVIDGGGSYGGFDVGERIVAAYLWSQKIMHVDYLALSHSDLDHFGGLDFIAMNFAPRAFWTTGVASADVSYARLMDDLSRAKIPMVQVGETAPVAAIGGVAISSLNGDAGATRKQNNSSMLLRFSFGRMSLLFTGDIESAGEHAMIERRGDLHATMLKVPHHGSASSSTPAFIAAVHPEAAVISDGYLNYFHFPSAAVVERYVEAGAIVMRTDLDGAVMVDATPDRMTVRTFRARRGDPIHLVLPAPAAAPH
- a CDS encoding PQQ-binding-like beta-propeller repeat protein, translating into MFSRWLKWLVVAPVVLFVFGAIMLSCGGGSGYGGYGYGGYGYGGGGGPGPPPGFSLESMTIANGPPTSPTFTATPTHTPKQPTPTLTPRPAATSTTVLSTGPSAVPTGGPVAFNVIGKFTKKSKTQYQDLTAGPLTLWTSTDNTIFQAPASGAQGGIYTTGFAGCVCILASNSGVSSQQVGIGVYQDVDACPLCPTPVPTATPTPKGALVPGASSTPAPSARSAGILMWTFDSGAQLRGRIATGADGSIYFITRDGVLHGLDSAGNETMRRHGDGLSLAVLPDGTVVAMSSKSELAAIAPYGATLWHLEIGQSAGPLAATDRAIYASAGADLVSVGATGSLNWRVSVGPVTAAATTPDGVVVGASRGAVTALAADGAVVWTFEPDGGFSGSVAYADDVVYAGSAAGGVYAIDLGTGNLIWHVNSAHPVTTGPAVAPSGTIFAGADTIYGVSADGQLRWQNPTLKPGEAGLFALGYDGVFDAATGDVGAVLAGDGSYVWAARSFGKITTAASSASGMLYVGTSTGRIFAIR
- a CDS encoding SDR family oxidoreductase encodes the protein MGRLDGKVAVITGAASGIGRATAIRFAGEGAAVVIADLNDEGGQAAVRDCKENAGRAVFQKTDVSAEAEIKALIARAVKEFGRLDIIYNNAGIGGAVGSLEQISVEDWDNSQAVLLRSVFLGMKHAAPELRKAGGGSIISTASIAGIRGVAGLHAYCAAKAAVVNLTRSAALEFAKDKIRVNCICPGIINTPILHRNVPGVKEAMEQWMVKGQPIPRAGHPEDIAGMALYLASDDSVFVTGQAMIVDGGLTVGSQFSGAGGESMPSAIPPAGFLGPSFQG
- a CDS encoding aldo/keto reductase encodes the protein MEYRRLGGTGLKVSELCLGCMTFGRETDEATAGKILDRFIEVGGNFLDTANVYAAGASEEILGRIVGQRRKDLIVATKVRFNANVFMGKTVAPNQIGLSRGHIMSEVEASLRRLKMDYIDLYQVHSWDFETPIEETMRALDDLVGQGKVRYIGASNFTAWQLMKSLWVSDKHDFARFDCLQPQYSLISREIERELLPLCRYESVGVIPWSPLGGGFLTGKYRSGQHPPKDSRLAKLDMWNRLADERNYSTLEAVERIAKERGRTISQVALAWVNQQPGVSSVIYGARTEEQNEQNLGAIGLRLEAAEAAALDKASALPLEYPNAMQARLPGYPRI